A single region of the Candidatus Methanomethylicota archaeon genome encodes:
- a CDS encoding nodulation protein NfeD — translation MKRAVIFLILIFSFLLFTQVNSIEEKVLVFKITGTISIAHYEALADAINIAKYEGISAIVIVLSTPGGSLDATLKIITLITNSPIPIIGYVYPSGTTAWSAGTYILMACHIAAMAPHTVIGSCQPISYSPFGSTPINDTKIINALISVMSTHAKAHGRNETLAIKFITENLNVDDEEAYNYGVIEVRADNIESLLKKIDGMSVNTSIGNVTLKTANAKIIEYNFRLRDSLINVISDPTISSLLFLIGLLALIYGLSAPGHGGEIIGAIAILLALIGMGFDINIASLIMMIIGTILLVYELATPGFGLFGISGIILLTFGALFIVPFTPEKWAISSEWYATFTYSITAIALILSATFVFIIVRIIQVRKRPSTIGKIAGEIVTAISDAQPNEVAFVLFRGEHWQAKCSTGMKKGKKYKIIDKDGPILILEEIT, via the coding sequence ATGAAAAGAGCAGTAATTTTCTTAATATTAATTTTTTCATTTTTATTATTTACACAAGTTAATTCTATTGAAGAAAAAGTATTAGTATTTAAAATTACTGGCACAATATCTATTGCTCATTATGAAGCACTTGCAGATGCAATTAATATTGCAAAATATGAAGGCATTTCTGCAATAGTAATTGTGCTTTCTACACCTGGTGGAAGTTTAGATGCCACTCTAAAAATTATTACTTTAATAACTAATTCACCAATTCCAATAATTGGTTATGTCTATCCTTCTGGTACTACAGCATGGTCTGCTGGTACATATATATTAATGGCATGTCATATTGCAGCAATGGCTCCACATACTGTAATTGGATCTTGTCAACCTATTTCTTATTCTCCTTTTGGCAGTACTCCTATTAATGACACAAAGATAATAAATGCTTTAATATCTGTAATGTCAACACATGCTAAAGCACATGGAAGGAACGAAACTTTAGCTATTAAGTTTATTACTGAAAATTTAAATGTTGATGATGAAGAAGCTTATAATTATGGAGTAATTGAAGTTAGAGCTGATAATATTGAATCATTACTTAAAAAAATTGATGGAATGTCTGTTAATACATCAATTGGAAATGTAACTCTTAAAACAGCTAATGCAAAAATTATAGAATATAATTTTAGATTAAGAGATAGTCTTATTAACGTAATATCAGATCCAACAATTTCTAGTTTATTATTTTTAATAGGTTTATTGGCTTTAATTTATGGTTTATCTGCCCCTGGTCATGGTGGAGAAATAATTGGAGCTATTGCAATATTATTAGCATTAATTGGAATGGGATTTGATATAAATATAGCTTCACTTATAATGATGATAATAGGAACAATATTATTGGTATATGAACTTGCAACTCCTGGTTTTGGACTTTTTGGTATATCTGGAATAATATTATTAACATTTGGTGCACTTTTTATAGTACCATTTACTCCTGAGAAATGGGCAATTTCTAGTGAATGGTATGCAACATTTACATACTCTATAACAGCTATTGCTTTAATTTTATCAGCAACATTTGTATTTATAATTGTAAGAATAATACAAGTAAGAAAAAGACCTTCTACTATTGGAAAAATAGCTGGAGAAATTGTAACTGCAATTTCAGATGCACAACCAAATGAAGTTGCTTTTGTTTTATTTAGAGGAGAACATTGGCAAGCTAAATGTAGTACGGGTATGAAGAAAGGAAAAAAATATAAAATAATTGATAAAGATGGACCAATATTAATTTTAGAAGAAATTACTTAA
- a CDS encoding slipin family protein produces the protein MIPIQQIIPTIANFLVYIIILVIILWFLASAIKIVKEYERAVIFRLGRLLGTKGPGIFFIIPFVDTFRRVDLRVLTFDVPRQTIITKDNVTVQVDAVVYYRVYDPVKAIVNVENYVLSTNLLAQTTLRDTIGQATLDDLLVKREELNQKLQMALDIPTDAWGIKVTAVVIKDVVLPESLQRAMAKQAEAERERRSRVIIAEGEYEAAKRMSEAAKLYEKNPIALRLREFQMISEVAREKNLILVTTVGTPGIAEFAGVAKALDKSGK, from the coding sequence TTGATTCCAATTCAACAAATAATTCCTACTATAGCAAACTTTCTTGTGTATATTATTATATTAGTTATAATACTTTGGTTCTTAGCTTCTGCTATAAAGATAGTTAAGGAATATGAAAGAGCTGTCATATTTAGATTAGGAAGACTACTAGGTACAAAAGGTCCAGGAATATTCTTTATAATTCCATTTGTTGATACATTTAGAAGAGTAGACTTAAGAGTCCTTACTTTTGATGTACCAAGACAAACAATAATAACAAAAGATAATGTAACTGTTCAAGTTGATGCCGTGGTTTATTATAGAGTTTATGATCCTGTAAAAGCCATTGTTAATGTAGAAAATTATGTACTTTCTACAAATCTACTTGCACAAACAACTTTAAGAGATACTATTGGACAAGCAACTCTTGATGATTTATTAGTAAAAAGAGAAGAATTAAATCAAAAACTTCAAATGGCTTTAGATATTCCAACTGATGCTTGGGGAATAAAAGTTACAGCTGTAGTTATAAAAGATGTTGTTTTACCTGAATCATTACAAAGAGCAATGGCAAAACAAGCTGAAGCTGAGAGAGAAAGAAGATCAAGAGTAATAATTGCAGAAGGAGAATATGAAGCTGCAAAGAGAATGAGTGAAGCTGCAAAACTTTATGAAAAGAATCCAATTGCACTTCGTCTTAGAGAATTTCAAATGATATCTGAAGTTGCAAGAGAGAAGAATTTGATTTTAGTTACTACTGTAGGTACACCAGGAATTGCAGAATTTGCTGGTGTTGCTAAAGCATTAGATAAATCAGGAAAATGA
- a CDS encoding arginase family protein has product MNFKFINGLLDPDERIAYINRKINACKENYRNVLFKDPAIGILNQLEERFNLIKNDIELWLTPTPPSEMIFMVTVENIVTFIDSNGCKEYADQLMENIYKNIIPDFPILIGVDHSLSGGAIRALCKEYGHENIRLIVFDSHTDFILPTIRCGLIHYDLENNPNTKFSPYDPYIYNRPDSYNADSFLNYISKELPPENIFLIGVSDYPPKIAEEINDERVKKYVEFYKSIEESKVHIIKKDDIKKHFDDVCKIISNTSLPYTYISIDVDICANVSIKGARFLDYLGISHNELYSLISCINKSKSKIIGADIMEFDVYNAGSNIFGKIDRTYEIMAEVLRRIILDKRRI; this is encoded by the coding sequence ATGAATTTTAAATTTATTAATGGTTTATTAGATCCTGATGAAAGAATTGCTTATATAAATAGGAAAATAAATGCTTGTAAAGAAAATTATAGGAATGTATTGTTTAAAGATCCTGCTATTGGAATATTAAATCAACTTGAAGAGCGTTTTAATTTAATTAAAAATGATATAGAATTATGGCTTACTCCTACACCCCCCTCAGAAATGATATTCATGGTTACTGTAGAGAATATTGTAACTTTCATAGATTCGAATGGTTGTAAAGAATATGCTGATCAATTAATGGAAAATATTTACAAAAATATAATTCCAGATTTTCCTATTTTAATAGGAGTTGATCACTCACTTTCAGGTGGAGCTATAAGAGCATTATGTAAAGAATATGGTCATGAAAATATTAGATTAATAGTATTTGATAGTCATACTGATTTCATATTACCTACAATAAGATGTGGACTTATACACTATGATTTAGAAAATAATCCAAATACAAAATTCTCTCCTTATGACCCATATATCTACAATAGACCAGATAGTTATAATGCAGATTCTTTTCTAAATTATATTTCAAAAGAATTGCCTCCAGAAAATATTTTCCTAATCGGTGTAAGTGATTATCCTCCTAAGATTGCTGAAGAAATAAATGATGAAAGAGTAAAAAAATATGTTGAATTTTATAAAAGTATAGAAGAGTCTAAAGTCCATATTATTAAAAAAGATGATATAAAAAAGCATTTTGATGATGTATGTAAAATTATTTCAAATACTTCTCTTCCTTATACTTATATTTCTATTGATGTAGATATTTGTGCTAATGTTTCAATTAAAGGTGCGAGATTTTTAGATTATTTAGGAATATCACATAATGAATTATATTCTCTAATTTCATGTATAAATAAGTCAAAATCTAAAATTATTGGTGCAGATATTATGGAATTTGATGTTTATAATGCAGGGTCAAACATTTTTGGTAAAATTGATAGAACTTATGAAATTATGGCAGAAGTACTACGTAGAATTATATTAGACAAAAGACGAATTTAA
- a CDS encoding (Fe-S)-binding protein — translation MALVLRNTDLKELAQLYDKISMCTQCGNCKYGYEYGATENFAAMICPQGDKYQFEAYRGSKGKAALAKGLLSGMIQWSEKVTHVIYTCIGCGACKEMCETDIKDYLLRMFEVLKGEAWKFNMGIPEGVKKWSSTIQANKNPYLEKHEDRLNWLPISIRESLPKKAEYIYFVGCTASYRQKNIALATVKLLQKLKVDFTVVPDEWCCASPLLRTGQYNIAKEFIEHNRELPEKYGASGFITTCAGCYRTLSIDYMKEPPEGYTDKFGKMEGVKVIHTIQLVEDMIKKGEIEFEGSFNNIVTYHDPCHLGRHAGVYESPRNVLKAIPGVKFVEMYRNRKFAFCCGAGGGVRGGYPDYSIETSVKRIKEAESTGASVITSVCPFCWRNLSDAINTSKAKMQMLDITEILEPIIKKK, via the coding sequence ATGGCTCTAGTATTGAGAAATACTGATTTGAAAGAATTAGCTCAACTTTATGATAAAATTTCCATGTGTACTCAATGTGGAAATTGTAAATATGGCTATGAATATGGTGCTACTGAAAACTTTGCAGCTATGATATGTCCTCAAGGTGATAAATATCAATTTGAAGCCTATAGAGGATCTAAAGGAAAAGCAGCTCTTGCTAAAGGTCTTCTTAGTGGAATGATTCAATGGTCTGAAAAAGTCACTCATGTAATTTACACATGTATAGGTTGTGGTGCATGCAAAGAAATGTGTGAGACTGATATAAAGGACTATCTTCTAAGAATGTTTGAAGTTCTTAAGGGTGAAGCTTGGAAGTTTAACATGGGCATACCTGAAGGTGTGAAGAAATGGAGTTCTACAATACAAGCAAATAAGAATCCATATCTTGAAAAACATGAAGATAGATTAAATTGGTTACCAATTAGTATTAGAGAATCTCTTCCAAAGAAAGCTGAATACATATACTTTGTAGGATGTACAGCATCTTATAGACAAAAGAATATTGCCTTAGCTACTGTAAAACTTCTTCAAAAATTAAAAGTAGACTTCACAGTAGTTCCAGATGAATGGTGTTGTGCATCTCCATTATTAAGGACTGGTCAATACAATATTGCAAAAGAATTCATAGAGCATAATAGAGAACTTCCTGAAAAATATGGTGCAAGTGGCTTTATAACTACATGTGCTGGTTGTTATAGAACGTTATCAATTGATTATATGAAAGAACCACCAGAAGGTTATACAGATAAATTTGGAAAAATGGAAGGCGTTAAAGTAATTCATACAATTCAATTAGTAGAAGACATGATTAAGAAAGGTGAAATTGAATTCGAAGGAAGCTTTAATAACATAGTCACATACCATGATCCTTGTCACTTAGGAAGACATGCTGGAGTTTATGAATCACCACGTAATGTACTAAAAGCCATTCCTGGTGTAAAGTTTGTTGAAATGTATAGAAATAGAAAATTTGCATTCTGTTGCGGTGCTGGTGGTGGTGTTAGAGGAGGTTATCCAGATTATTCAATTGAAACTTCAGTTAAACGTATAAAAGAAGCTGAATCTACTGGTGCATCAGTGATTACTAGTGTATGTCCATTCTGTTGGAGAAACTTAAGTGATGCTATAAATACATCAAAGGCAAAAATGCAAATGCTCGATATAACTGAAATACTTGAGCCTATAATAAAGAAAAAATAA